In one Capricornis sumatraensis isolate serow.1 chromosome 1, serow.2, whole genome shotgun sequence genomic region, the following are encoded:
- the LGALSL gene encoding galectin-related protein codes for MAGSVADSDAVVKLDDGHLNNSLGSPVQADVYFPRLIVPFCGHIKGGMRPGKKVLVMGIVDLNPESFAISLTCGDSEDPPADVAIELKAVFTDRQLLRNSCISGERGEEQSAIPYFPFIPDQPFRVEILCEHPRFRVFVDGHQLFDFYHRIQTLSAIDTIKINGDLQITKLG; via the exons ATGGCGGGGTCGGTGGCCGACAGCGATGCAGTGGTG AAACTAGATGATGGGCATTTAAACAACTCCTTGGGCTCTCCAGTTCAAGCCGACGTGTACTTCCCACGACTG ATCGTGCCATTTTGTGGGCACATTAAAGGTGGCATGAGACCAGGCAAGAAGGTGTTAGTGATGGGCATTGTAGACCTCAACCCAGAAAG ctttgcaATCAGCTTGACCTGTGGTGATTCAGAAGATCCTCCCGCCGATGTGGCAATTGAACTCAAAGCAGTGTTCACAGACCGGCAGCTACTCAGAAATTCTTGTATATCTGGGGAAAGGGGTGAAGAACAGTCAGCGATCCCTTACTTCCCATTCATCCCAGACCAGCCATTCAGG gtgGAAATCCTTTGTGAGCACCCACGTTTTAGAGTGTTTGTTGATGGACACCAACTTTTTGATTTTTACCACCGCATTCAAACGTTATCTGCAATCGACACCATAAAGATCAACGGAGACCTCCAGATCACTAAGCTTGGCTGA